Below is a genomic region from Streptosporangiales bacterium.
GCCTGTGCCCCTCGAACCGCTCCACCAGCCAGTCGCGCTCGGTCATCGGTCACATTCCTCCGTCTCGCCGTGTCATACGACTGACCCCACCGGGCAGACCGATGTGACAACGGGCAGTGACGATCCTCGAAGGAGACAGCTGATGCAAGCACGGATGAAGAACCCGGCCATGGTGATCCCCGCTGCCATGAAGGCGATCCAGGACCTGATCGCCTCGTCCGAAGGCACCAGCCTGCCCGCGGCGACGCGCGAGCTCGTCCACCTGCGGGTGAGCCAGATCAACGGCTGCAGCGTCTGCGTGAACATGGGCGTCACGAACGGCAAGAAGGCAGGCGACACGGACGTGCGGCTGTTCGGCGTCGCCGCGTGGTGGGACTCGCCGTACTACACCGACGAGGAACGCGCCGCGCTCGCGCTTGCCGAGTGCGCGACTCGGCTGAGCGACCGTACCGACCCGGTGCCCGACGACGTCTGGAACGAAGCGGCCAAGCACTATGACGAACAGGCGCTCGCCGCGCTGCTGCTGTGGATCGGCACCACCAACCTGTTCAACCGGCTCAACGTCTCGACCAGGCAGGTCGCCGGGCAGTGGGGCTGACGACCGCGGGTCAGAGGATCGGCTCCGGGTCGTACGCCGCTGCCTTCGGGTGGGCGCGGGTCACCTGTTCCACCCGCGCGACCACGGCGCGGATCTGGGCGCCGGCGGCGCCGGTGAACGCGAGCGGCTCGGCGACGAGCGCGTCGAGGTCGGCGCGGTCGAGGCGCAGCCGCTCGTCGGCCGCGAGCCGGTCGAGCAGGTCGTTGCCCTCCTGGCCTTTCTCCCGCATCGCCAGCGCCACGGCGACGGCGTGCTCCTTGATCGCCTCGTGCGCCTGCTCCCGGCCGACGCCGCGCTTCACCGCCGCCATCAGCACCTTGGTCGTCGCGAGGAACGGCAGGTAGCGCTGCAGCTCGCGTTCGACGACCGCCGGGTACGCGCCGAACTCGTCGAGCACGGTGAGGAACGTCTGGAACAGGCCGTCCGCGGCGAAGAACGCGTCGGGCAGCGCGACCCGGCGGACGACGGAGCACGAGACGTCGCCCTCGTTCCACTGGTCGCCGGCGAGCTCCGCGACCATCGACTGGTGGCCGCGCAGCACGACCGCGAGCCCGGTGATCCGCTCGCACGACCTGGTGTTCATCTTGTGCGGCATGGCGGACGAGCCGACCTGCCCCGCCTGGAACCCCTCCGTGGCCAGCTCCTGGCCCGCCATCAGCCTGATGGTGGTCGCGAGGCTGGACGGCCCGGCGACGGCCTGGACGAGCGCCGACACGACGTCGAGGTCGAGCGAGCGCGGGTAGACCTGCCCGACGCTGTCGAGGACGCGCGCGAAGCCGAGGTGCCGTGCGACGGCGGTGTCGAGCGCGGCGTACGCGTCGAGGTCGCCGTCGAGCAGGTCGAGCTGGTCCTGGCCGGTACCCATCGGGCCCTTGACGCCGCGCAGCGGGTAGCGCCGCAGCAGGTCGTCGACCCGCTCGTACGCCACGAGCAGCTCCTCCGCCGCGCTCGCGAAGCGCTTGCCGAGCGTCGTCGTCTGCCCGGGCACGTTGTGGCTGCGCCCCGCCATCGCCAGGTCGGCGTGCTCGGTGGCGAGCCCGGCAAGCCGGGCGAGCGCGGCCACCATGCGGTCGCGGACGATCGTCAGGGCGTCACGCACCTGCAGCTGCTCGACGTTCTCCGTCAGGTCGCGCGACGTCATGCCCTTGTGGATGTGCTCGTGCCCGGCCAGCGCGCTGAACTCGTCGATCCGCGCCTTGACGTCGTGGCGCGTGCGCCGCTCGCGTTCGGCGATCGACGCGAGGTCGACCCGGTCGACCACGCGCTCGTAGGCCTCGACCACGCCGTCGGGTACGTCGACGCCGAGGTCGCGCTGGGCGCGCAGCACCGCGAGCCAGAGCCGGCGCTCGAGGACGATCTTGTGCTCGGCCGACCACAGCTCGACCATCGGCGCGGACGCGTACCTGCCGGCGAGGACGTTGGGGATCACCCGCCCATTGTCCCGCGTCCGGGTGGATCAGGCGTGGAGGAGGGTGTGCAGCCTGGTCACCGTGTTCCAGTTACGGGTGGTCGCGGTGACGCCCCACTGCCTCTGGACGGGGCCGGAGACGTCGGGTGCCGCCATCAGGCCGTCGGGGCACCATTGGTAGATCACCCGGTCACCGACGGCGACCTCGCCCGGCGCCAGCGTGACGGGATCGAGGTCCGACATCCGCTTCCTGTCGGGGGTCTCGAACAGGAAGTGAACCATGAGCCGGGAGCCGTTGTCGGCGATGCCGGCGAGCGTGTTGCCGTCGACCACCGCGTCCATCTCGCCGGCGGTCTTCACCAGGCAGGGCACGGCGCGGCCGAACCGTTCCTCGACGGCCGCGCCGATCTCCGCGGCCACCGCGGCCGGGTCGGGGCTCGGCGCGGTGAACACGGCGTTGCCGCTGTTGAGGACGGTGCGGACGGAGTCGTAGCGCAGGGACGTGAGCAGCTCGCGCAGGTCGGCCATCGGCATCTTGCCGTGGGACCCGAGGTTGACCCCACGCAGCAGCAACACGTGTCGCGGCACCACCCCACACCCCTTCCGTAGGAGAGGAACCCTTCTGCGAAGCCGCCGGAGGCAGGGCTATTGTGCGGCCTGCGCCGCGACCCACTCGTTCACACGGCGCTCCGCCTCCTCGCGGGAGACGTCCTCGACCCGCGTCATGATCGCCCAGCGCCGCCCGAACGGGTCGCGGATGCTGGCGAACCGGTCGCCGGTGACGAACGTCTGCACCTCCTCGCGGACGGTCGCGCCCGCCTCGACGGCGCGGGCGAACGTCGCGTCGACGTCCGCGCAGTACAGCGCCAGTGAGGCGGAGGAGGTGTCGTCGTCGGGAGGCGTCACGAGGCCGAGCTCCGGGGCGGCGTCCCCGAGCTGCAGGATCGAGTCGCCGATGCGCAGCTCGGCGTGCATGACGCGCCCGTCGGGGCCGTCGTTGCGGCTCAGCACCTCGGCGTCGAACACGCGCTGGTAGAACTCGATCGCCCCGCCGCCGTCGGTGACGACGATGAAGGGGGTGAGGCTGTGGTAGCCCTCGGGGATGGGGGAGACGGTGTTGTCGGCCATGGGTGCCATCCTTTCCGGAGGACGGCCGAGGGTCTTGTAAGAACGCGACAGAAGGGCAGGAGCTGACGAGCGCGCCGCAGGTAGGGGTCGCGACACCTGGCGGAGGCGAGCGAGGAAGCGGGCCCGTGGTGAGCAGGGTGGAGATGCGCCGCACTACCAGCGACAAGGGCATCCTGCGGCCGCAGGAGGCCGCGGAGCACATCGACCTGCGCCGCTACCCGCCCGAGCCCGACGTGGGGCGTTTCGTCGAGCGCTACTGGGCGGTGCACTGGGACCTGCGCGACCGTGACCCGTACCGCGTCGACATCATCTCGCACCCCTGCGTCAACGTCACCTTCACGACGGAGATGGGCGGCGAGGTGCACGGCGTCGGCACCCGCACGTCGAGCCATCCGCTGGCCGGTTCCGGACGGGTGTTCGGCGTGAAGTTCCGTCCCGGCGGCTTCTTCGCGTACGGCGGGCTGCCGGTCGCCTCGCTGACCGACAGGTCGGTGCCGCTGCGCGAGGTCTTCGGCCCGGCCGCCGACGCGCTCACCGACGCCGTCCTCGACGCCGACACCGACACCGACGAGCGTCGCATCGGACTCGTCCAGGCGTTTCTGCGGCAGCGGCTGCCGGTCACGGACGATCCGGCGTACCACCTGCTCGTCGGCATCGTCACCACCATGCTCGACGACCGTGCCGTCACCAGGGTCGACCAGGTCGCCGCCAGGTACGACATGTCCGCCCGCACCCTGCAGCGGCTCTTCCACCGCTACGTCGGCGTCGGACCGAAATGGATGATCAGGCGGTACCGGCTGCACGACGGCGCCGAGCTGCTCGCCACCGGCGCGGTCGCCGACCCCGCGGCGCTGGCCGTCGAGCTCGGCTGGTTCGACCAGGCGCATTTCACGCGCGACTTCAGTGCCCTCATCGGGGTGTCACCCGTCGAGTACGCCATGGCGTGCGCTACAACGGGTGACCGCGAGCCCATGGCGTTGGTCGGCGCCACACCCGCGGGAGGTTAAGCTCGGGTCACGGAACGAGGTTGCTCATGGACGATGCATCCGGGTGCAGTCGCCGCGCGCCACGCGGGGCGGCCCTGTGACCAGTGCATGGGTGGCCTGGCCGGGCGACGTCGACCCACGGCGACTGTCCCGTTCCCTCCATCTGGCCCACGAGCGCTTCGTGAGCACCGGCATCCCCGACCGAGGGTTGCGCGGCGTCGTCGCGGACTCCTGGCAACGGTCGATGACGGCCGGAGTCGACCCCGACGCGGTGGGCCCGCCGATCGAGCTGTCGACGACCGCGGTCGACGAGTACCGACAGTCCCATCCGCTCGCCGCGGTGATGCCGATCATCCGCCAGTTGCTGGTCCGCGACGCCGTCGACAACACGTTCGTCGTGGCCGTCACCGACGCCGACGGGCGGCTGCTGTGGGTCGAGGGTGATCCGCTGGTCAGGGAGCGAGGCGAGGACGTCCACCTCGTGGCGGGTGCCACCTGGCGCGAGGACGTCGCGGGCACCAACGCGGTGGGCACGGCGCTGGTGCTCGGCCATCCGGTCCAGGTCTTCGCCGCCGAGCACTTCACCAGGACCGTCCAGCCGTACAGCTGCACCGCCGTCCCGATCCGTGACCCGGCCACGTCGACCGTGCTCGGCGCCGTCGACGTCACCGGCGGCGACAGCGTCGCGACTCCGCAGGTGCTCACCATGGTCCGCGCCGCGGTGGCCGCGGCAGAGGGCGAGCTGCGGCTGCGGCAACTGGTCGGCAGCGGGCGCCACGCCGTCCGCCACTCCGTGCGCGTGCCCCTGCACGTCCCGACCGGCACCCTGCGGCTCGCGGTGCTCGGGCACGATGCCGCCGTCCTCGACCTGCCCGGGCGTTCGATCAGGCTCAGCCTGCGCCATGCGGAGCTGCTGCTCCTGCTCGTGCTCCACCCGGGTGGCCTGACCGCGGAGCAGCTGTCGGTGCGGCTGCACGACCACGACGTCCCGACGGTGACGGTCCGCGCAGAGCTGTCCCGGTTGCGCCGGATGCTCGGCGGTGGCGTCCTCGCGTCGCGCCCGTACCGGTTCCTCCCGCCGGTCGAGACCGACGTCGCCGAGCTCCGCCGGCACCTCGACCGCGGCGCCTACGCCGAGGCGTTCGAGCTGTACGGCGGACCGGTGCTGCCGCGCTCCGAGGCCCCTGGCATCGTGCCGTTCCGCGACGAGGAGGCGCGCCACCTCAGGGACACCCTGCTGGCACACGCGCCCCCCGAGATCCTGCTGACGTACGCGGAGTCGCCTGACGGCCGCGACGACGTCGGCGTGTGGCAGGCATGCCTCGACCGCCTGCCGCCCACGTCCCCGCGTCGCACCCGAGCACGCAGCCGACTGCATTGGCTGCATCGCGAGTTGTCCACCGCAACGTAGTTGCAACGTTACGGCGCATAATCTGGTCCAGTCAGGTCGATGTCGGGCATCCCGATCGGATACCCGACATGGCGTACGGAGGCGGCGGGGGAGCTCCGCCGCCTCCTGCCGTTCGGCGGCGGGTACGTCGGCCGGTCGCGGGGGAACCGGTCGGCCGACATGGTCGGGTCTGCCCGTCCGCTCGCCGCCGAGGCAGGGCGTCCCTGCCAGACCGTTCAGAAGCGGCGCCACCAGAGGTTGACGGCGTAGTCGACGCCGGTGCCCTCGTGCTCGGCGACGACCTGCTCGGCCACCTCGCGCCGGAACTCGATCCTGACGACCGCCTCGAAGTCCTCGCGCGACGCGAACTCCCAGCGCATGTCGACCTGCTGCCTGGTCCATCCCCTGCGCGCCCAGAACTCCACCACCGCCCTGGCGTCATGTCGGGGGAACGCCCGCCGGAACCAGCCGCCGAACG
It encodes:
- a CDS encoding carboxymuconolactone decarboxylase family protein, encoding MQARMKNPAMVIPAAMKAIQDLIASSEGTSLPAATRELVHLRVSQINGCSVCVNMGVTNGKKAGDTDVRLFGVAAWWDSPYYTDEERAALALAECATRLSDRTDPVPDDVWNEAAKHYDEQALAALLLWIGTTNLFNRLNVSTRQVAGQWG
- a CDS encoding adenylosuccinate lyase, giving the protein MVELWSAEHKIVLERRLWLAVLRAQRDLGVDVPDGVVEAYERVVDRVDLASIAERERRTRHDVKARIDEFSALAGHEHIHKGMTSRDLTENVEQLQVRDALTIVRDRMVAALARLAGLATEHADLAMAGRSHNVPGQTTTLGKRFASAAEELLVAYERVDDLLRRYPLRGVKGPMGTGQDQLDLLDGDLDAYAALDTAVARHLGFARVLDSVGQVYPRSLDLDVVSALVQAVAGPSSLATTIRLMAGQELATEGFQAGQVGSSAMPHKMNTRSCERITGLAVVLRGHQSMVAELAGDQWNEGDVSCSVVRRVALPDAFFAADGLFQTFLTVLDEFGAYPAVVERELQRYLPFLATTKVLMAAVKRGVGREQAHEAIKEHAVAVALAMREKGQEGNDLLDRLAADERLRLDRADLDALVAEPLAFTGAAGAQIRAVVARVEQVTRAHPKAAAYDPEPIL
- a CDS encoding DUF1697 domain-containing protein is translated as MPRHVLLLRGVNLGSHGKMPMADLRELLTSLRYDSVRTVLNSGNAVFTAPSPDPAAVAAEIGAAVEERFGRAVPCLVKTAGEMDAVVDGNTLAGIADNGSRLMVHFLFETPDRKRMSDLDPVTLAPGEVAVGDRVIYQWCPDGLMAAPDVSGPVQRQWGVTATTRNWNTVTRLHTLLHA
- a CDS encoding VOC family protein, whose amino-acid sequence is MADNTVSPIPEGYHSLTPFIVVTDGGGAIEFYQRVFDAEVLSRNDGPDGRVMHAELRIGDSILQLGDAAPELGLVTPPDDDTSSASLALYCADVDATFARAVEAGATVREEVQTFVTGDRFASIRDPFGRRWAIMTRVEDVSREEAERRVNEWVAAQAAQ
- a CDS encoding helix-turn-helix domain-containing protein, translated to MRRTTSDKGILRPQEAAEHIDLRRYPPEPDVGRFVERYWAVHWDLRDRDPYRVDIISHPCVNVTFTTEMGGEVHGVGTRTSSHPLAGSGRVFGVKFRPGGFFAYGGLPVASLTDRSVPLREVFGPAADALTDAVLDADTDTDERRIGLVQAFLRQRLPVTDDPAYHLLVGIVTTMLDDRAVTRVDQVAARYDMSARTLQRLFHRYVGVGPKWMIRRYRLHDGAELLATGAVADPAALAVELGWFDQAHFTRDFSALIGVSPVEYAMACATTGDREPMALVGATPAGG
- a CDS encoding GAF domain-containing protein is translated as MTSAWVAWPGDVDPRRLSRSLHLAHERFVSTGIPDRGLRGVVADSWQRSMTAGVDPDAVGPPIELSTTAVDEYRQSHPLAAVMPIIRQLLVRDAVDNTFVVAVTDADGRLLWVEGDPLVRERGEDVHLVAGATWREDVAGTNAVGTALVLGHPVQVFAAEHFTRTVQPYSCTAVPIRDPATSTVLGAVDVTGGDSVATPQVLTMVRAAVAAAEGELRLRQLVGSGRHAVRHSVRVPLHVPTGTLRLAVLGHDAAVLDLPGRSIRLSLRHAELLLLLVLHPGGLTAEQLSVRLHDHDVPTVTVRAELSRLRRMLGGGVLASRPYRFLPPVETDVAELRRHLDRGAYAEAFELYGGPVLPRSEAPGIVPFRDEEARHLRDTLLAHAPPEILLTYAESPDGRDDVGVWQACLDRLPPTSPRRTRARSRLHWLHRELSTAT